A genomic window from Punica granatum isolate Tunisia-2019 chromosome 2, ASM765513v2, whole genome shotgun sequence includes:
- the LOC116193691 gene encoding TMV resistance protein N-like: MVTDGSPWLSWWACLCVAFLSSFASILVTSDASCSSSVSGQPGYEYDVFLSFRGEDTRKGFTDGLYTALEGAGIRVFRDNERLGIGKEIGPELLQGIKRSSISIPIFSENYASSKWCLKEFAFMMECREAREQIVLPIFYDVTLNVVQHQTGSYARAFRQHAKKQDPETIQRWRRALTGVGSLKGWELKNEANGHQGKLIKMIVTKVFRELKKAHLCVNNNLVGIDNHMKAVIRMLSVDAPDVRFIGIWGMGGIGKTTLAKVVYHQILDDFDSCSFLQDVRETSGRSHNGLRQLQSQLVADLLKCDRLEFASIDEGISVLKRRFREMKVLILLDDVDSVDQLKALAAELDWFGQGSRIIITTRNKGALEVPQEHRVYEVKEMEKEQALQLFCKHALRTDAPTVRLRSLSEEIVKRTGGLPLALEVIGSFLHGKSEDTWKATYQKLKIVPNKEVEHKLRISYDALEHEQQQMFLDIACLFIWEDKKTVALMWEDQYKFSLEADIEVLQLLSLIKIGGDNTLWMHDQLRDLGRGIVRQENPKEPGKRNRLWGDEAVDVLLNNRGSKNIEAIRLEYQIGLQCCCFMPSQFRKLSKLRFLQLDCANLAGDFENLLPTLRWLRWKIPSLNCTTTNLNVKDQLILDLSNSKVTNNWNAWNSIQVSANTLNSPIDNVVYGKFSNTYQLFCR, from the exons ATGGTTACTGATGGTAGTCCTTGGTTATCTTGGTGGGCATGCCTATGCGTTGCCTTTCTCTCGTCGTTCGCTTCGATCCTTGTCACT AGTGACGCCTCATGCTCGTCCTCAGTTAGTGGCCAGCCGGGATATGAGTATGACGTCTTCCTGAGCTTCAGGGGAGAAGATACTCGCAAGGGATTCACTGATGGCCTCTACACTGCCCTTGAAGGTGCTGGGATCCGTGTCTTCAGGGACAATGAGAGGCTCGGCATCGGCAAGGAAATTGGTCCTGAACTTCTGCAGGGAATCAAGCGGTCTAGCATCTCCATACCCATCTTCTCTGAAAACTATGCATCCAGTAAGTGGTGCCTCAAGGAGTTTGCCTTCATGATGGAGTGCAGGGAAGCAAGGGAGCAGATCGTGCTTCCCATCTTCTACGATGTCACGCTGAACGTAGTCCAACACCAGACCGGGAGTTACGCCAGAGCCTTTCGACAGCACGCCAAAAAGCAAGACCCTGAGACTATTCAAAGGTGGAGGAGAGCTCTTACAGGGGTTGGATCTTTGAAGGGTTGGGAATTAAAGAACGAGGCCAATGG ACATCAAGGAAAATTGATTAAGATGATAGTCACAAAGGTTTTTAGGGAGTTGAAGAAGGCTCATCTTTGTGTCAACAACAACTTGGTAGGGATCGACAATCACATGAAAGCAGTCATCAGAATGTTGAGTGTCGATGCGCCAGATGTGAGGTTTATTGGTATTTGGGGCATGGGGGGCATTGGAAAGACGACACTTGCTAAGGTCGTCTATCACCAGATATTGGATGATTTTGACAGTTGCAGCTTCCTACAAGATGTACGAGAAACATCAGGGCGCAGTCACAACGGTCTTCGGCAATTGCAAAGTCAACTTGTTGCTGACCTCTTGAAGTGTGACCGCCTGGAGTTTGCTTCCATTGATGAAGGAATAAGTGTACTCAAGCGTAGGTTTCGTGAGATGAAGGTCCTCATTCTTCTCGATGATGTTGATAGTGTTGATCAACTCAAAGCACTGGCTGCAGAACTTGACTGGTTCGGCCAAGGGAGTAGAATCATCATCACCACTAGAAACAAGGGCGCTTTAGAAGTCCCTCAAGAGCATCGGGTCTATGAAGtaaaggaaatggaaaaagaGCAGGCCCTCCAACTATTTTGCAAGCATGCCCTAAGAACAGATGCTCCCACGGTTAGATTGAGATCTCTATCAGAAGAAATTGTCAAAAGAACCGGAGGTCTTCCTCTAGCTCTTGAAGTTATTGGCTCTTTTCTGCATGGGAAAAGTGAGGATACGTGGAAGGCAACATATCAGAAGTTGAAGATAGTGCCGAATAAGGAAGTCGAACACAAGTTGAGGATTAGCTATGACGCATTAGAGCACGAACAACAACAAATGTTTTTAGATATTGCATGCCTTTTCATCTGGGAAGATAAAAAGACAGTAGCTCTCATGTGGGAAGATCAGTATAAATTTTCTCTGGAAGCTGATATTGAAGTACTCCAACTATTGTCTCTTATTAAGATTGGAGGGGACAATACGCTATGGATGCATGATCAACTTCGAGATCTTGGCAGGGGAATTGTTCGGCAAGAAAACCCTAAAGAACCAGGGAAGCGGAATAGGTTGTGGGGCGATGAAGCAGTTGATGTGCTGCTGAACAATCGG GGGTCAAAAAATATAGAAGCCATCCGACTGGAATATCAGATTGGGTTGCAGTGCTGCTGTTTTATGCCTAGCCAGTTTAGGAAGCTATCAAAGTTGAGATTTCTCCAACTAGACTGTGCTAATCTTGCTGGCGATTTTGAGAATCTTCTACCAACCCTGAGATGGCTTCGGTGGAAAATACCTTCACTCAACTGCACAACAACAAATTTGAATGTGAAGGACCAACTCATCCTTGATTTGTCAAATAGCAAGGTCACAAATAATTGGAATGCTTGGAACTCAATTCAGGTCTCTGCTAATACATTGAACTCTCCAATTGATAATGTTGTCTATGGCAAGTTCAGCAATACTTACCAATTGTTTTGCAGATGA